Genomic window (Salinibacterium sp. M195):
ATGCATGGGAGCGTGCCGAACGACTTCGCGATGCTGGCGTCGATGTCATTGTCGTTGATACCGCGAACGGTGAGTCGGCAGGCGTTATCGACATCGTTCGACGCCTCAAGGCTGATTCCTCGTTCGACGCCATCGACGTGATCGGCGGCAACGTCGCCACTCGTGCTGGCGCACAGGCTCTGATCGATGCTGGTGTGGATGCCGTCAAGGTGGGCGTCGGCCCAGGATCTATCTGTACAACTCGCGTCGTCGCCGGTGTCGGGGTGCCTCAGGTCACTGCTGTCTACGAAGCGTCTCTGGCCGCCAAGCCTGCCGGCATCCCCGTGATCGCCGATGGCGGGCTTCAGTATTCTGGCGATATCGCGAAAGCACTCGTCGCCGGCGCAGATACCGTCATGCTCGGTTCGTTGCTCGCCGGAACTGATGAGAGCCCCGGCGACCTCATCTTCCTCAACGGCAAGCAGTTCAAGAGCTATCGCGGCATGGGGTCACTCGGCGCGATGCAAACCCGCGGCAAGAAGACGTCCTACTCTCGCGACCGCTACTTTCAGGCGGATGTTCCGTCCGACGATCAACTGATCCCTGAAGGTATCGAAGGCCAGGTTCCCTATCGTGGGCCGGTCTCCACCGTGATGTACCAGTTGCTCGGCGGACTTCGCCAGTCGATGTTCTACACGGGAGCCCGCACTATCGAAGAGCTGCAAATGAAGGGTAAGTTCGTGCGGATCACCGCCGCCGGGCTAAAAGAGTCACACCCCCACGACATCCAGATGGTCGTTGAAGCACCGAACTACCGTCGCTAGGAGTCGCACGCGACCTGACCGTTGCGCCAGGAGCTGGGCGAGCTAGACACGCAGAAGGCCTGCTCGAGCAGTAGCTCGGCAGGCCTTCGCTGTTCTTGGCTTGGCTTCTCGCGCGCCGCTCTAGGCGGAAATGTCTCGGCGGTTGAAGATGACTCCTCCGATGACGAGTACGAGGGCTGAAATCCCGTAGATCAGGCCGAGCGAGCCCCAGTCGGCGCCATCGCTCAATGGTGTGTTGCCAAACGCCCAGTGATAGGGCGAGAGGTTGTGCAGCCAATCGAGATCCGCGCTCTGGTTAGCAACGGAATTGAGTACGTAGCCGAAGAGCGCAATGCCGGCGG
Coding sequences:
- the guaB gene encoding IMP dehydrogenase, with the protein product MEQHDPFGFVGLTYDDVMLLPGHTDVIPSEADTSSLLTRRIRLSSPLISSAMDTVTEARMAIAMARNGGLGVLHRNLSIDDQAAFVDKVKRSESGMITNPVTTTQQATLAEVDALCGQFRISGVPVIEDDGTLVGIVTNRDMRFIEPEDMDSTLVRDVMTVMPLITARVGIDRDGAIALLNKHKIEKLPLVDDEGKLIGLITVKDFEKTDQYPNATKDDEGRLRVGAAIGFFGDAWERAERLRDAGVDVIVVDTANGESAGVIDIVRRLKADSSFDAIDVIGGNVATRAGAQALIDAGVDAVKVGVGPGSICTTRVVAGVGVPQVTAVYEASLAAKPAGIPVIADGGLQYSGDIAKALVAGADTVMLGSLLAGTDESPGDLIFLNGKQFKSYRGMGSLGAMQTRGKKTSYSRDRYFQADVPSDDQLIPEGIEGQVPYRGPVSTVMYQLLGGLRQSMFYTGARTIEELQMKGKFVRITAAGLKESHPHDIQMVVEAPNYRR